From the Desulfovibrio sp. JY genome, one window contains:
- the dnaG gene encoding DNA primase, with amino-acid sequence MKHDASVVAAVKARANIAEVVGRYVTLRPVGGRLVGACPFHQETKGSFNVHPDKGFFHCFGCQASGDVIDFYCRINGLEFREGLERLAAEVGVDIGRVKNDPRAAKRKQERDTCLAMHELADRYFRHTLSRPEGAPAREYLDKRQVSPEMIERFALGVSPAGWQGLCDVLRRRGFSEDAGVLAGLLSMGKNGRVWDRFRDRLMFPIRDGGGRVIAFGGRIMGDGDPKYLNSAETPIYTKGQHLYGLFEARPHMAKSRRALLTEGYLDVITLHQFGYGEACGVLGTALTPEQTKRLSGFASQVDLVFDGDPPGRKAALRAAQMFLTLGGACRVVPLPDGEDVDSLLHARGRDGFEEWLARAEDGLTFCLRVVRDTYAPKDMAAWAVEFLTGLGDEALRAVFIPRVSAGLGLAEIELRRFLGEAVSRPRRQPGLMAVKRRQALEMSPRDAQMLSFAVRRPDYLETLSGQGMAEALSTDAARDFFARLLGGGPDELATRLDTAQTAFWTNAQLEPAMTDEEAASFYQDICVFLHECREGDRRRAMMDDLRRAQEQGAHAEVLRLLGELQALSGRGDE; translated from the coding sequence GTGAAACACGACGCAAGCGTGGTGGCCGCAGTCAAGGCCAGGGCCAACATTGCCGAGGTTGTCGGACGCTATGTGACGTTGCGCCCGGTGGGCGGCCGGCTGGTCGGGGCGTGTCCGTTCCACCAGGAGACCAAGGGCTCGTTTAACGTGCACCCGGACAAGGGCTTTTTCCATTGTTTCGGCTGCCAGGCCTCGGGCGACGTCATTGATTTTTACTGCCGCATAAACGGCCTGGAGTTCCGCGAGGGACTGGAGCGGCTGGCGGCGGAAGTGGGCGTGGACATCGGCCGGGTCAAAAACGACCCGCGCGCGGCCAAGCGCAAGCAGGAACGCGACACCTGCCTGGCCATGCACGAGCTGGCCGATCGCTACTTCCGGCATACGCTTTCGCGCCCCGAGGGCGCACCCGCCCGGGAATACCTGGACAAACGGCAGGTGAGTCCGGAGATGATCGAGCGCTTCGCCCTGGGCGTGAGCCCGGCGGGGTGGCAGGGCCTTTGCGACGTGCTGCGCCGGCGTGGCTTTTCCGAGGATGCGGGCGTGCTGGCCGGGCTTTTGAGCATGGGCAAAAACGGTCGCGTCTGGGACCGGTTTCGCGACAGGCTCATGTTTCCCATCCGCGACGGCGGCGGGCGGGTGATCGCTTTTGGCGGGCGCATCATGGGGGATGGCGATCCCAAATATTTAAACAGCGCCGAAACGCCGATCTACACCAAGGGACAGCATCTTTACGGATTGTTCGAAGCCCGGCCGCATATGGCCAAGTCGCGGCGGGCGCTTTTGACCGAGGGTTACCTGGACGTCATCACCCTGCACCAGTTCGGCTACGGCGAGGCCTGCGGGGTGCTCGGCACGGCGCTGACCCCGGAGCAGACCAAGCGGCTCTCCGGGTTCGCCTCGCAAGTGGACCTTGTTTTCGATGGCGACCCGCCGGGGCGCAAGGCGGCGCTTCGCGCGGCCCAGATGTTTTTGACCCTTGGCGGTGCCTGCCGGGTGGTGCCGCTGCCCGACGGCGAGGACGTGGACAGTCTGCTCCACGCCAGGGGCCGTGACGGATTCGAGGAGTGGCTGGCCCGGGCCGAGGACGGGTTGACGTTTTGCTTGCGCGTGGTGCGCGACACCTACGCGCCCAAGGATATGGCCGCCTGGGCGGTTGAATTTTTAACGGGCCTTGGCGACGAGGCGCTGCGGGCGGTTTTCATCCCCCGGGTGTCCGCGGGGCTGGGGCTGGCCGAAATCGAGTTGCGCCGGTTCCTGGGCGAGGCCGTCTCCCGGCCCAGGCGTCAGCCTGGCCTAATGGCGGTCAAGCGGCGGCAGGCGTTGGAGATGTCCCCGCGCGACGCCCAGATGCTGTCGTTTGCCGTGCGCCGTCCCGATTATCTGGAGACGCTGTCGGGCCAGGGCATGGCCGAGGCGCTGTCCACGGACGCGGCCCGGGATTTTTTCGCCAGATTGCTCGGGGGCGGCCCCGACGAGTTGGCCACGCGTCTGGACACGGCCCAGACGGCGTTTTGGACCAATGCGCAGTTGGAGCCGGCTATGACTGACGAGGAGGCTGCGTCATTTTACCAGGATATTTGCGTTTTTCTCCACGAGTGCAGGGAAGGCGACCGGCGGCGCGCCATGATGGACGACCTGCGTCGGGCGCAGGAACAGGGCGCGCACGCGGAAGTCTTGCGGCTTTTAGGGGAACTACAGGCCCTTTCCGGGAGGGGAGATGAGTAA
- a CDS encoding Smr/MutS family protein: MESRTLSLLEFPKVLERLAALAVSEPAAAACREISPIGDPKVLADEQRKLAEAVELRRDAAFTFTPFPDIEAIFPILESERRALELDALVALGHVLGQVAALREALGKGEPGSSLLRDVVAGTPWAQKTQAALARCLAPDGSLRDESSPELFSVRQEIRAIHQTIMTRVKEFVGEKEMVPFLQDDYVTISSDRYVLPLKANFKGRVQGIIHDYSQTGETVYIEPFFLVETNNRLQELKNEEREAEARVMAFLTGLARDERREVAAAYRLLVACDVLWAKAALADRLGGTLPEVGQGRPVHLLAARHPLLVLADGDGARTRVMPQDLVLGEDQRGLIVTGANAGGKTVCLKTLGVLAVMALSALPISAGEGSRLPYFHKVFVFLGDEQSLEDHLSTFTAQIRHLSRVWPDIDADTLVLLDEFGAGTDPSQGAALAQSVVDGLLDKGAYLAAATHFPALKAYGLSRPGVRAACMLFDPATKKPVYRLAYDQVGASIALDVAREHGLPEEILERASRYLLLDGSDAGQVFDRLNDLALRRERELEAIAANRREEEGRVAKLKENLKKAQETLVEEIRDLSREIARRHEAGRIGRKEAQKALADARKRLIEQGNAITGRQEPEEAPAKALDLAALAPGDFVRIISWDKTAVVREKDMRRQAAKVDVGGVSLWVPVADMALAAAPAAKPGGVTVASAPRGTTAASGLGLVLDLRGMRADAAESELATFLDAALLRGHGELEIIHGKGTGALRREVHRLLTEHPQVASFALAPEDRGGDGMTMVILK; this comes from the coding sequence ATGGAATCCAGAACTCTTTCGTTGCTGGAGTTTCCTAAGGTTTTGGAACGGCTGGCCGCTTTGGCCGTTTCCGAACCGGCGGCGGCTGCCTGCCGGGAAATTTCCCCCATTGGCGATCCCAAGGTCCTGGCCGACGAACAGCGCAAGCTGGCCGAGGCCGTGGAGTTGCGTCGCGACGCCGCATTCACCTTCACGCCCTTTCCCGACATCGAGGCGATTTTCCCCATCCTCGAAAGCGAACGCCGCGCCCTGGAGCTCGACGCCCTGGTCGCCCTTGGCCATGTGCTGGGCCAGGTGGCCGCCCTGCGCGAGGCCCTCGGCAAGGGCGAACCCGGGAGTTCGCTGTTGCGCGATGTCGTGGCCGGCACGCCCTGGGCGCAAAAGACCCAGGCCGCCCTGGCCCGCTGTCTGGCCCCGGATGGAAGCCTGCGCGACGAATCCTCGCCCGAGCTTTTTTCCGTACGCCAGGAAATTCGCGCCATCCATCAGACCATCATGACCCGGGTCAAGGAGTTCGTGGGCGAAAAGGAGATGGTGCCTTTTTTGCAGGACGATTACGTCACCATCTCCTCGGACCGCTATGTCCTGCCGCTCAAGGCCAACTTCAAGGGCCGCGTCCAGGGCATCATCCACGACTATTCCCAGACCGGCGAAACCGTTTATATCGAGCCGTTTTTTCTGGTCGAGACCAACAACCGCCTCCAGGAGCTCAAAAACGAGGAGCGCGAGGCCGAAGCCCGCGTCATGGCCTTTCTGACCGGCCTGGCCCGGGACGAGCGGCGCGAGGTGGCCGCCGCCTACCGCCTGCTCGTGGCCTGCGACGTCCTGTGGGCCAAGGCCGCCCTGGCCGACCGCCTCGGCGGAACGCTGCCCGAAGTGGGGCAGGGCCGCCCCGTGCATCTGCTGGCCGCCCGCCATCCGTTGCTGGTCCTGGCCGATGGGGACGGGGCCAGGACGCGGGTCATGCCCCAGGATTTGGTTCTGGGCGAGGACCAGCGGGGACTTATCGTCACCGGGGCCAACGCCGGCGGCAAGACCGTGTGCCTCAAGACCCTGGGCGTGCTGGCCGTCATGGCCCTTTCCGCGCTGCCCATTTCGGCCGGGGAGGGCAGCCGGCTGCCGTATTTCCACAAGGTGTTCGTTTTTCTCGGCGACGAGCAGAGCCTGGAAGACCATCTTTCCACCTTCACGGCCCAGATACGCCACCTCTCCCGCGTCTGGCCGGATATCGACGCGGACACCCTTGTGCTCCTTGACGAATTCGGCGCGGGCACGGACCCCTCCCAAGGCGCGGCCCTGGCCCAGTCCGTGGTCGACGGTCTGCTCGACAAGGGGGCCTATCTGGCCGCGGCCACGCACTTTCCGGCGCTCAAGGCCTACGGCCTGTCCCGGCCCGGCGTGCGCGCCGCCTGCATGCTTTTCGACCCGGCCACCAAGAAGCCTGTCTACCGCCTGGCCTACGATCAGGTCGGCGCGTCCATCGCCCTGGACGTGGCCCGGGAGCACGGGCTGCCCGAGGAAATCCTGGAGCGGGCCAGCCGGTATCTTTTATTGGATGGCAGCGACGCCGGGCAGGTGTTCGATCGGCTCAACGACCTGGCCCTGCGGCGTGAGCGGGAACTCGAGGCCATCGCGGCCAATCGGCGCGAGGAAGAAGGGCGGGTGGCAAAGCTCAAGGAGAACTTGAAGAAAGCCCAGGAGACCCTGGTCGAGGAGATTCGCGACCTCTCCCGCGAGATTGCCCGCCGCCACGAGGCCGGCCGCATCGGACGCAAGGAAGCGCAGAAGGCCCTTGCCGATGCGAGAAAAAGACTTATTGAACAAGGTAATGCCATAACCGGCCGGCAGGAGCCCGAAGAGGCCCCGGCCAAGGCTCTCGATCTGGCCGCCCTTGCGCCCGGAGATTTCGTGCGCATTATCAGTTGGGACAAGACGGCCGTGGTTCGGGAAAAGGATATGCGTCGCCAGGCGGCCAAGGTCGATGTGGGCGGCGTGAGCCTGTGGGTGCCGGTTGCGGATATGGCCCTTGCCGCTGCCCCGGCCGCCAAACCGGGCGGCGTGACGGTCGCCAGCGCTCCGCGCGGCACGACGGCGGCTTCCGGGCTGGGACTCGTGCTCGATCTTCGCGGTATGCGCGCCGACGCGGCCGAAAGCGAACTGGCCACGTTTCTCGACGCGGCGCTTTTGCGGGGACACGGTGAGCTCGAGATCATCCACGGCAAGGGCACCGGAGCCCTGCGTCGCGAAGTGCACAGGTTACTTACGGAACATCCCCAGGTCGCGTCGTTCGCCCTGGCCCCCGAGGACCGCGGCGGCGACGGCATGACCATGGTGATTTTGAAATAG
- a CDS encoding GatB/YqeY domain-containing protein, which yields MNLTARIESDYLAAMRARNELVVSVLRMLKAAAKLRQVELLRPLTDDELLDVLAKQAKQRRESIEQFAKANRADLVEKEERELEVLVAYLPAPLTDAELGDAVAAAVAELDAHGMKDMGRVVQAVLAAHKGRVDGKRVSGAVKARLAS from the coding sequence ATGAATCTTACAGCCCGAATCGAATCCGACTATCTGGCCGCCATGCGGGCCAGGAACGAGCTCGTCGTCAGTGTGCTGCGCATGCTCAAGGCTGCCGCCAAGCTGCGGCAGGTGGAGCTTTTGCGCCCTCTTACCGACGACGAGCTTCTCGATGTCCTGGCCAAGCAGGCCAAGCAGCGCCGTGAGTCCATCGAACAGTTCGCCAAGGCGAATAGGGCTGACCTGGTCGAAAAAGAGGAGCGGGAGTTGGAGGTGCTTGTCGCCTACCTGCCCGCTCCTTTGACCGACGCCGAGCTTGGCGACGCCGTTGCCGCCGCCGTGGCCGAACTGGATGCCCACGGCATGAAGGACATGGGCCGGGTGGTGCAGGCGGTGCTCGCCGCTCACAAGGGGCGGGTCGACGGTAAACGGGTCAGCGGGGCCGTCAAGGCGCGCCTGGCTTCCTGA
- the rpsU gene encoding 30S ribosomal protein S21 translates to MPGVYLDESDNFDVALRRFKKQVEKSGILSELKKRQHFEKPSVMRKKKKAAARKRLLKKMRKINMM, encoded by the coding sequence GTGCCCGGAGTGTATCTTGACGAATCCGACAACTTCGATGTGGCTCTTCGCCGCTTCAAGAAGCAGGTCGAGAAATCCGGGATTCTCTCGGAGCTGAAAAAGCGCCAGCACTTTGAGAAACCCAGTGTCATGCGCAAGAAGAAAAAGGCTGCCGCTCGTAAGCGCCTGCTCAAGAAAATGCGCAAAATCAACATGATGTAA
- a CDS encoding HU family DNA-binding protein: MAYQPRRRGQMTKADLVGKIAEKTGLTKANAERALNAFIEAVEATLVGEGKITLTGFGTFMVDERKARTGRNPRTGAEINIPASKVVKFRPGKLLKDAIQ; encoded by the coding sequence ATGGCGTATCAACCGAGGAGGAGAGGACAGATGACCAAGGCTGACCTGGTAGGAAAAATTGCCGAGAAGACCGGCCTGACCAAGGCGAATGCAGAACGCGCCCTGAACGCTTTTATCGAGGCCGTGGAGGCCACGCTGGTCGGCGAGGGGAAAATCACCCTGACCGGTTTCGGCACCTTTATGGTGGACGAGCGCAAGGCCCGCACCGGACGCAACCCGCGCACCGGCGCCGAGATCAACATTCCGGCGTCGAAGGTTGTCAAGTTTCGGCCCGGGAAACTGCTCAAGGACGCCATCCAATAA
- the rsmA gene encoding 16S rRNA (adenine(1518)-N(6)/adenine(1519)-N(6))-dimethyltransferase RsmA: MSHKSFSSATETPMADGAGESFARAKRSLGQNFLNDPNTAAKIVAACGIAAGDTVIEIGPGRGALTGLVAAAGPRSFLALEKDRDLAAHLARTYPSLAVAITDALRQDWSRLDLLSGDVRILGNLPYNIASPLLWDLCAGATRFARAVFMVQHEVALRLCAAPGGRAYGALTAWIASHVRATYCFKVPPTVFRPRPKVDSAVVAMIPLPLADRPGEPQALSKLLKFLFSKRRKQLGGILKPWRDAALDDWLAGQGIRLTDRPETLAPKQLAGLAEMLKLRLAS, from the coding sequence ATGAGTCACAAGTCCTTTTCATCCGCGACCGAAACGCCCATGGCGGACGGGGCAGGGGAGTCCTTCGCCCGGGCCAAGCGGAGCCTGGGCCAGAATTTTTTAAATGACCCCAACACGGCGGCCAAGATCGTGGCCGCCTGCGGCATTGCCGCCGGGGACACCGTCATCGAGATCGGCCCCGGCCGGGGGGCGCTGACCGGGCTGGTCGCCGCCGCCGGGCCAAGGTCCTTCCTGGCCCTGGAAAAGGACCGGGACCTGGCCGCGCATCTCGCCCGGACCTATCCTTCGCTCGCCGTGGCCATAACCGACGCGCTGCGCCAGGACTGGAGCCGGCTCGACCTGCTTTCCGGGGACGTGCGGATTCTCGGCAACCTGCCCTACAACATCGCCTCGCCGCTGCTGTGGGACCTGTGCGCCGGGGCGACCCGGTTCGCCCGGGCGGTGTTCATGGTGCAGCACGAGGTGGCGCTGCGGCTTTGCGCCGCGCCGGGCGGCCGGGCGTACGGCGCGCTGACCGCCTGGATCGCCAGCCATGTGCGGGCCACGTACTGTTTCAAGGTGCCGCCCACGGTGTTTCGGCCCCGCCCCAAGGTCGATTCGGCCGTGGTGGCCATGATACCGTTGCCGCTTGCGGACCGACCGGGCGAGCCCCAGGCGCTGTCAAAACTGCTCAAGTTCCTTTTCTCCAAGCGTCGCAAGCAGTTGGGAGGAATTTTGAAGCCCTGGCGCGATGCGGCGCTGGACGATTGGCTGGCCGGGCAGGGCATCCGCTTGACGGACCGGCCGGAAACGCTGGCCCCGAAACAGCTCGCCGGACTGGCCGAAATGCTGAAACTGCGCTTGGCCTCTTGA
- a CDS encoding glycosyltransferase family 4 protein — translation MSAPRLFATLDPFVESGAVMGRKVANAGFLDALLRVDPFDGYHFFMPSPRERDLHERLLAVRYPEAFARGKFKVLTRRDLPTAIAATPYTVFHLSDCITSQPRLAALRNATAQNIFPITGTTHSLSYAAYGREFLAHLWPGATRRDAIVATSKAGRDVVKRIFGSLRQGYGLSPETHPGPEVARIPLGVDPGDWQPLADADRLEARAGHGIAAGAVVMLVFGRLSHSSKMDLLPLFRAVQRLLAQGADPGALCLVAAGWTDDDAGPFLQVLENLAANINLPFVLIKRPTEPQKREIFALADIFVSLADNPQETFGLTLLEAMAAGLPVLASEYDGYRDIVRSGRTGYLVPTMGLPDTRQRDVLAPLCYDNHTHLYLAQGLAVDVPSLAGVLGRLTADVALRREMGEAGRERVCREFSLETVIERHLALWERLAASPVPDREALRALRHPQTLAYGEVFAGYPTGVLSDAVRLTWSRAGRAVYRGQDFPVLYAGMAGDISLAAIRTLLFLSRAGCPGLTLAARLAAAEPELDAAAARYHVVWALKQDLLERQETV, via the coding sequence ATGTCCGCGCCACGCCTTTTCGCAACCCTCGATCCTTTCGTGGAATCCGGCGCCGTCATGGGCCGCAAGGTGGCCAATGCCGGTTTTCTGGATGCCTTGCTGCGGGTCGATCCTTTCGACGGTTACCATTTTTTCATGCCCTCGCCCCGGGAACGCGACCTGCACGAGCGGCTGCTCGCGGTGCGCTACCCGGAGGCGTTCGCGCGCGGCAAATTCAAGGTTTTGACGCGTCGCGACCTGCCGACCGCCATTGCCGCGACCCCGTACACCGTATTCCACCTCTCGGACTGCATCACCTCCCAGCCGCGTCTGGCCGCCCTGCGAAACGCCACGGCCCAAAACATCTTTCCCATCACCGGCACCACCCATTCCTTAAGTTATGCCGCCTATGGCCGGGAGTTTCTGGCCCATCTGTGGCCCGGCGCCACCCGCCGCGACGCCATCGTGGCCACATCCAAGGCCGGCCGGGATGTGGTGAAGCGCATCTTCGGCAGCCTGCGCCAAGGCTACGGCCTGTCGCCGGAAACCCATCCCGGGCCGGAGGTGGCGCGCATCCCGCTTGGCGTGGACCCCGGCGACTGGCAACCCCTCGCGGACGCCGACCGTCTCGAGGCCCGGGCAGGCCACGGGATTGCCGCCGGCGCGGTGGTCATGCTCGTCTTTGGGCGGCTGTCCCACAGCTCCAAGATGGATCTGCTGCCCCTTTTTCGGGCCGTGCAGCGGCTTTTGGCCCAAGGGGCCGACCCCGGGGCGCTGTGCCTGGTGGCGGCGGGCTGGACCGACGATGATGCCGGGCCTTTTTTGCAGGTGCTGGAGAATCTGGCCGCCAACATCAACTTGCCCTTTGTCCTGATCAAGCGGCCGACCGAGCCGCAAAAACGCGAGATTTTCGCCCTGGCCGACATCTTCGTCTCCCTGGCCGACAATCCCCAGGAGACCTTCGGCCTCACCCTTTTGGAGGCCATGGCCGCCGGCCTCCCCGTACTCGCCTCGGAGTACGACGGTTATCGCGACATCGTGCGCTCCGGCCGCACCGGGTATCTGGTTCCGACCATGGGCCTGCCGGACACGCGGCAGCGCGACGTTCTGGCCCCGCTTTGCTACGACAACCACACCCATCTGTATCTGGCCCAGGGACTGGCCGTGGATGTGCCCAGCCTGGCCGGCGTCCTGGGCAGGCTGACGGCCGACGTGGCCCTGCGCCGGGAAATGGGCGAGGCCGGGCGTGAACGGGTGTGCCGGGAATTTTCCTTGGAAACGGTGATCGAGCGCCACCTGGCCCTGTGGGAACGCCTGGCCGCGTCGCCTGTCCCCGACCGCGAGGCGCTGCGGGCCTTGCGCCATCCGCAGACCCTGGCCTATGGCGAGGTGTTCGCCGGCTATCCCACCGGGGTCCTGTCCGACGCCGTGCGGCTCACCTGGAGCCGGGCCGGCCGGGCCGTCTACCGGGGGCAGGATTTCCCGGTCCTCTATGCGGGCATGGCCGGGGACATCTCCCTTGCCGCCATTCGCACGCTGCTTTTCCTGTCGCGCGCCGGCTGCCCGGGGCTGACCCTGGCCGCCCGGCTGGCCGCGGCCGAACCGGAGCTCGACGCGGCCGCCGCCCGCTACCATGTCGTCTGGGCGCTCAAACAGGATCTTTTGGAACGCCAGGAGACGGTATGA